TAAAACGATCCGTTGCAGCGTCCGCCGCCAACCGGGCGGCGGGCGCTGGCTTATATGCCTTTGCTCATGATGTCGGGATTGTGGCGCAGCCGCTCCTGAATCCCTCTGGACACGGTCCAGTGCTGTTCAAATTCATCCCAGAAATCTTTGTTCTCATCTTTCCAGTTGTCACCGAAACGCAGATCAAAGTGATCCCCGAGTTTATCAAACAGCAGCTTCCAGGTGGGCTTTCCCTGTTTTTGCGCATCCATGAATTCTTCAATCAAGGTGTCCAGATCACTTAAATGCTCTTTGGACAGATAGGAAATCGCGCCTTTTTTGATGGACTCGATCAACGCCTGGGGATTCATGGCATTGGCCGTGAGCATGATGGCCGGGATATCCCGCTGGACGCATTCTTCCAGAAGTTTGATGCCATTGACACCCATAATGTCCAGGATCGCCAGATCATACCGGGTGTTGTAAATTTTTTCCGACGCGGTTTTATAATCGGTGGCGGAATCCACGGTGGCTGTATCCAGAATTTCCTGAATGGTTTCAATGATATCTTTTTCATCATCCACTGCCAGAATATGCTTGTTTTTTAAAAAAGATTTGGCCATGAGCATTTCTCCTTATAAACTTTATATAAAAAGGGTATTATAGGTATTTTATTTTAAATATTTTGTCTAAAAACGTTCAGGATAAAATAAAATTAACTTATCATGGAAAAGTCCTTAATTTTTATAAATTACTTAAATTTGCATGGAATGTCAATAAAGAACATGCACTTCAAATAATTGAAAGCAGGTGAAAATCCGGTTGCAGATTCTGATTGTAATCGATAAAGTAAGCATGAAATATCAGGCACGCAACACGGATGAATCATCCATTCACAGGACCGGGAAGGGGTCATGATACCATTTGCAAAAAAAATTGTCACGTTTTCAGATATCGCTGTCATCGCTGAACGTCTTCGTGGGGAGGGGAAAACCATTGTCTTTACCAATGGATGCTTTGATCTGGTCCATGCCGGGCATGTCACATATCTGTCAGCCGCCGCTGAATTGGGGGATGTCCTTATTTTAGGGCTGAATTCCGATGTGTCTGTCAAAACCATCAAAGGAGAAAAGCGTCCGGTCATCCACCAGGATCAGCGGGCCATTGTGGTGGCGGCTCTTCAGATGGTGGATTATGTGGTGCTGTTCGATGCACCCGATCCGTTGACTTTGATTGAAAGGGTCTGCCCGGATGTGCTGGTGAAAGGGGCGGACTGGGCGGAACATGCCATTGTGGGCGCGGATGTCGTCAAGGCCAAAGGCGGGCGGGTGGCACGGATCGATCTGGCGCCGGGTATTTCCACCACAACCATTATCCAGCGCATCGGCGCATTGTATGGCAGGGAAACACGGTGAGATCTTCTTCTTGTCCAGGAATGACATTTCCCCATTTATCAGCCTGCTCACATCTGGTCCACGGGGTGTTTCCCCGCAAAGGCGGGGTGAGTCTGCCGCCCTTTGATTCACTGAACGTGGGGTTCAGCACGGGAGATGATCCGGCCGCAGTCATAGAAAACCGGCATCGGATTCTGTCATGGTTACAGATGCCCCGGGCCGTTTTTTTAAACCAGGTCCATGGCAAAGAGGTCCTGGTGCTGGCCGGAGACGAAAAAATCGATGCAGATCTGTTCTGGGAACCGGGTCATCCTGCAACCGGAAAGGCGCTGACTGCGGATGCCGTGGTCACCGATCTGACCCAGCTGGCC
Above is a window of Desulfotignum balticum DSM 7044 DNA encoding:
- a CDS encoding response regulator — encoded protein: MAKSFLKNKHILAVDDEKDIIETIQEILDTATVDSATDYKTASEKIYNTRYDLAILDIMGVNGIKLLEECVQRDIPAIMLTANAMNPQALIESIKKGAISYLSKEHLSDLDTLIEEFMDAQKQGKPTWKLLFDKLGDHFDLRFGDNWKDENKDFWDEFEQHWTVSRGIQERLRHNPDIMSKGI
- the rfaE2 gene encoding D-glycero-beta-D-manno-heptose 1-phosphate adenylyltransferase, which produces MIPFAKKIVTFSDIAVIAERLRGEGKTIVFTNGCFDLVHAGHVTYLSAAAELGDVLILGLNSDVSVKTIKGEKRPVIHQDQRAIVVAALQMVDYVVLFDAPDPLTLIERVCPDVLVKGADWAEHAIVGADVVKAKGGRVARIDLAPGISTTTIIQRIGALYGRETR